In one Ralstonia pickettii genomic region, the following are encoded:
- a CDS encoding glycosyltransferase → MRKLPTDDYPHRHDGDATAAGLHLADVTMFWAAESGGVKRYLRAKHDFLRSTHWRHTLVVPGTADDASNEIAVVPGVPLPLSHGYRIPLRTGPAVRALCALSPDLIEAGDPYRLSWAAVHAGARLQVPVAAFYHSDLPAFFRRLGGPPAELAAAAYARKLYPHFDAVFVPSRYIAQKVADLGVQRIELQPLGVDSRLFHPARRSLRWREQLGLPRDARVLLYVGRYAPEKNLHVLCDAVDKLDDGSVLVTIGSGPTPPRGKNVRALAYEGDAQHLAAAMASVDVFVHAGDQETFGLVALEAMASGVPVVTCAAGGLSELVDEHVGYAVPRCVADDFAQALDALRQRDPVALAHAARRHAMQYDWRAVLPQLLRRYLALLGRQASAAAETFEPARERVRALRSR, encoded by the coding sequence GTGCGCAAGCTGCCCACCGATGACTACCCGCATCGCCACGACGGCGATGCCACGGCCGCCGGGTTGCATCTGGCGGACGTCACGATGTTCTGGGCGGCGGAAAGCGGTGGCGTCAAACGCTACCTGCGGGCCAAGCACGACTTCCTGCGCTCCACGCACTGGCGGCACACGTTGGTTGTACCCGGCACGGCAGACGACGCCAGCAACGAGATCGCCGTGGTGCCCGGCGTGCCGCTGCCGCTTTCGCACGGCTATCGCATTCCGCTGCGCACCGGACCAGCAGTGCGTGCTCTCTGTGCGTTGTCGCCGGACCTGATTGAAGCCGGGGACCCCTATCGGCTGTCGTGGGCGGCGGTGCATGCCGGCGCGCGACTGCAGGTGCCGGTGGCGGCGTTCTACCACTCCGATCTGCCTGCGTTCTTCCGCCGGCTGGGCGGCCCACCCGCGGAACTGGCCGCAGCGGCGTACGCCCGCAAGCTGTATCCGCACTTCGACGCGGTGTTCGTGCCGAGCCGCTACATCGCGCAGAAGGTGGCCGACCTGGGCGTGCAGCGCATTGAGCTGCAACCGCTGGGCGTGGACTCGCGCCTTTTCCACCCCGCACGGCGCTCGCTGCGCTGGCGCGAACAGTTGGGCCTGCCGCGAGATGCCCGCGTGCTCCTCTACGTCGGCCGCTATGCGCCGGAGAAAAACCTGCACGTGCTCTGCGACGCGGTAGACAAGCTCGACGACGGAAGCGTGCTCGTCACCATCGGCTCGGGCCCGACCCCTCCGCGCGGCAAGAACGTGCGCGCGCTCGCTTATGAAGGCGATGCGCAGCACCTGGCCGCCGCCATGGCCAGTGTCGATGTTTTCGTGCATGCAGGCGATCAGGAAACATTCGGCCTCGTCGCGTTGGAAGCGATGGCCAGTGGGGTGCCGGTCGTGACGTGCGCGGCCGGAGGGCTGAGCGAGCTGGTGGACGAGCACGTGGGCTACGCCGTGCCACGTTGCGTCGCGGATGATTTTGCGCAAGCGCTCGACGCGCTGCGCCAACGGGATCCGGTAGCGCTCGCGCACGCCGCGCGCCGCCATGCAATGCAGTACGACTGGCGGGCCGTGCTGCCGCAACTGTTGCGCCGCTATCTGGCGCTGCTCGGCCGGCAAGCCAGCGCCGCCGCAGAAACATTCGAACCGGCGCGCGAGCGTGTGCGCGCATTGCGTAGCCGTTAG
- a CDS encoding DUF2334 domain-containing protein, which produces MSRYLILAMHDVTPANWPACKVLLSALDEVARVPKSLLVIPNFYRGPTARQSERFCRVMSECLAEGDELVLHGYAHLDDQPPGGLIDQLIRTRYTAGEGEFSAIPLAAARARIQAGAAWFAANGWPLHGFVAPAWLMNPATWEALDGLPLRYTTTLQRFYLLHPRRPLKAPCLTYSVRSPARRLVSRYYLRWLAQRHAEAPLLRLGLHPVDAAHPDVIRHWQELLAACLETRTPVTKNGFAQVLAQAWMGGPETTVTGQAQTSY; this is translated from the coding sequence ATGTCGCGCTATCTCATTCTCGCCATGCACGATGTCACGCCCGCCAACTGGCCTGCGTGCAAGGTCTTGCTCTCAGCGTTGGATGAGGTGGCGCGCGTACCCAAGTCGCTCCTCGTCATTCCGAACTTCTATCGCGGCCCGACAGCCCGCCAGAGCGAGCGCTTCTGCCGCGTCATGAGCGAATGCCTGGCCGAAGGCGATGAACTTGTGCTGCACGGCTATGCCCACCTGGACGACCAGCCTCCGGGCGGCCTGATCGATCAACTGATCCGCACGCGCTATACCGCTGGTGAAGGGGAGTTCTCTGCGATTCCGCTGGCCGCAGCGCGTGCGCGCATCCAAGCGGGTGCGGCGTGGTTCGCCGCCAATGGCTGGCCGCTGCATGGCTTTGTCGCACCGGCCTGGTTGATGAACCCGGCCACCTGGGAGGCGCTCGACGGCCTGCCCCTGCGCTACACCACCACGCTGCAACGCTTCTACCTGCTGCACCCGCGCCGGCCGCTCAAGGCACCGTGTCTGACGTACAGCGTTCGCTCGCCGGCACGCCGGCTGGTGTCACGCTACTACTTGCGCTGGCTCGCGCAGCGGCATGCCGAGGCACCTCTGCTGCGTCTGGGCCTGCACCCGGTTGACGCAGCACATCCCGACGTCATTCGCCATTGGCAGGAACTGCTCGCTGCATGCCTTGAGACGCGCACGCCCGTGACCAAGAATGGCTTTGCACAGGTCCTCGCACAGGCCTGGATGGGCGGCCCGGAGACGACCGTCACCGGGCAAGCGCAAACGTCGTACTGA